In Cystobacter fuscus DSM 2262, the genomic stretch CCACCCGGAGGGCGAAGTGCGCCGCCTGCTCGACGAAACCGGCGCCGGTGAATGGGCCAGCATCAACGATCCCGCCGCCCTCCGTCAGCTCCTCATCAAGGCCGTGAACCGCGTCACTCCCGAGGGCATCGTCCCCCATCGACCGAGGTCCGAGGCCGTGGCGGCCTACCACCGCAAGCCACTCACCCGCCGCTACGCCTCCCTCCTCCAATCCTTCTCGCAGGAGCGCGCATGAGGATCGCCGTCGTCACACAGTACTTCCCCACCTCCGCGCAACCCTGGGCCGGCCACTCCGCCTACCAGACGCTCCGTCTGCTCGCGAGGAAGCATGACCTCGAGGTCTTCTATCCCGAGTCGCGCTATCCCCGGCGCTTCACGCCCAGGACGCGGACCCACGGCGCGCTCGATCCCTCCTGGCAGCCCGCCGGCGTGCGCGCCCACTACATTCCCTACACCGCGCTCCCGCTCATCTCCCGCGCGTTCAACGGCTCCAGCATCGCCCGCGAGCTGCTTCCGCACGTGCGCGCCTTCCGCCCTGACCTCATCCTGAGCTACGTCATCTATCCCGATGGCTACGCCGCCGTCCGCATCGGCCAGGAGCTCGGCGTGCCCGTCGTCACCACCGCCATCGGCTCGGATCTCAACCGCATCAGCGGCCGCCTCGTCGCGCACCACACGCGCCAGGCGTTGCGCGAGGCCACCCACACCACCACCGTCAGCGCGGACCTGCTGGTCACCGCTCGCCGCCTCGGGGCGGACCCCGCCCGCTCCACCGCCATCATCAATGGCTGCGACACCACCGTCTTCCACCCGCGCGATCGGCGGCAGGCACGTGCCGTCCTGCAACTCGCGCCCGAGACCCAGGCCGTCGTCTACGTGGGCCGCTTCGACCTGCGCAAGGGCCTCGCCGAGCTCATCGAAGCCACCGCGCGGCTGCGCGCGAAGCGCTCCCAGCTGCACTGCTATCTCGTCGGCGATGGCTCCGACAAACC encodes the following:
- a CDS encoding glycosyltransferase; translated protein: MRIAVVTQYFPTSAQPWAGHSAYQTLRLLARKHDLEVFYPESRYPRRFTPRTRTHGALDPSWQPAGVRAHYIPYTALPLISRAFNGSSIARELLPHVRAFRPDLILSYVIYPDGYAAVRIGQELGVPVVTTAIGSDLNRISGRLVAHHTRQALREATHTTTVSADLLVTARRLGADPARSTAIINGCDTTVFHPRDRRQARAVLQLAPETQAVVYVGRFDLRKGLAELIEATARLRAKRSQLHCYLVGDGSDKPALTELVAKHRAEDFVHFIPPCPTDRVALWMAAADLVTLPSYKEGCPNVVIEALASGRPVVATYVGGIPELMDNSSGRLIPTHDAAALAAGMDETLSTPWDAAELARQHGRSWQDVADDLEAVLRETQGQRQETRRMAS